From a region of the Halolamina sp. CBA1230 genome:
- a CDS encoding glutathione S-transferase family protein encodes MNMLVDGEWRKGAYDATNEEGEFDRSESEFRNWLDGSVAAAGEEPKSTTFTPESGRYHLYICRACPWAHRAAMTRQLRGLEDEISLSLVQPERYDEGWEFSEEEPDPLHGYDYLREVYTHADAEFTGRVTVPVLWDKQEETIVNNESSEIMRMLDTAFDGNEFSLYPEELRGEIDEIVDAIYEPINNGVYRAGFAGNQDAYENAVDDLFDALDHWEAVLADQRYLAGDGERLTLADVAMFATLVRFDHVYHTHFKCNRRAIHEYPNLWGYTKDLYQTPGIEETVNMDHITRHYYVSHGDLNPKRIVAVGPEIDFTDPHSRDELPGGPPAALTE; translated from the coding sequence ATGAACATGCTCGTCGACGGCGAGTGGCGAAAGGGCGCCTACGACGCCACGAACGAGGAGGGCGAGTTCGACCGGAGCGAGAGCGAGTTCCGGAACTGGCTCGACGGGAGCGTCGCCGCCGCGGGCGAGGAGCCGAAATCCACCACGTTCACGCCGGAGTCCGGCCGCTACCACCTCTACATCTGTCGGGCCTGCCCGTGGGCCCACCGCGCGGCGATGACTCGACAGCTCCGGGGGCTGGAAGACGAGATCTCCCTCTCGCTGGTCCAGCCAGAGCGCTACGACGAGGGGTGGGAGTTCTCCGAGGAGGAGCCCGACCCGCTGCACGGCTACGACTACCTCCGCGAGGTGTACACTCACGCCGACGCCGAGTTCACGGGTCGCGTGACGGTGCCCGTCCTCTGGGACAAGCAGGAGGAGACCATCGTCAACAACGAGTCGAGCGAGATCATGCGGATGCTCGACACCGCGTTCGACGGCAACGAGTTCTCGCTGTACCCCGAGGAGCTGCGCGGCGAGATCGACGAGATCGTCGACGCCATCTACGAGCCGATCAACAACGGCGTCTATCGCGCCGGGTTCGCCGGCAATCAGGACGCCTACGAGAACGCCGTCGACGACCTGTTCGACGCGCTCGACCACTGGGAGGCGGTGCTCGCCGACCAGCGCTACCTCGCGGGCGACGGCGAACGGCTGACGCTCGCGGACGTGGCGATGTTCGCGACGCTGGTCCGGTTCGATCACGTGTACCACACCCATTTCAAATGCAACCGGCGGGCGATCCACGAGTACCCGAACCTCTGGGGGTACACGAAGGACCTCTACCAGACGCCCGGGATCGAGGAGACAGTCAACATGGACCACATCACGCGGCACTACTACGTCAGCCACGGCGACCTCAACCCCAAGCGGATCGTCGCGGTCGGGCCGGAGATCGACTTCACCGACCCCCACAGCCGGGACGAGCTCCCCGGCGGCCCGCCCGCGGCGCTGACCGAGTAG
- a CDS encoding pyridoxal phosphate-dependent aminotransferase, translating to MPTPTERVRACDRSRIRVMFDLAQAADRDLVRLEVGEPDFDTPAHIVDAACEAARAGETHYTSNAGLPELREAISATLDREYDVTYDPEQFVVTNGGMEALHLGVLSVVEAGEELLIPSPSWPNYWTQARLADATPVEIPMPEETGYALDAERVIERMGEETGAVVLCSPANPTGQVYDPDEMRAVVDAAAEHDAYVIADEVYLGLTYDRDPVGLAALTDHPEHVLTVGSCSKTYAMTGWRVGWLGGPGDVIDEVTKIHESTTACAGSVAQHAAIAALTGPQEPVEAMYDAFAERREYVAARIESMEGVSAPTPDGAFYAFLDVDLPGSSLDIAKRLLRERDVVLAPGDGFGEAGQGKLRLSFANSMAKLEQGLDGIEAAVREN from the coding sequence ATGCCCACACCCACGGAGCGCGTTCGCGCCTGCGACCGCTCGCGGATCCGCGTGATGTTCGACCTCGCACAGGCCGCCGACCGCGACCTCGTCAGACTCGAGGTCGGGGAGCCGGATTTCGACACGCCGGCCCACATCGTCGACGCCGCCTGCGAGGCCGCTCGCGCGGGCGAGACCCACTACACCTCCAACGCCGGCCTGCCGGAACTCCGGGAAGCCATCTCGGCCACGCTCGACCGCGAGTACGACGTGACCTACGACCCCGAGCAGTTCGTCGTCACCAACGGCGGGATGGAGGCGCTCCACCTCGGGGTGCTCTCGGTCGTCGAGGCCGGCGAGGAGCTGCTGATCCCCTCGCCCTCGTGGCCGAACTACTGGACGCAGGCCCGACTGGCCGACGCCACGCCGGTCGAGATCCCGATGCCCGAGGAGACGGGGTACGCCCTCGACGCGGAGCGCGTGATCGAGCGGATGGGCGAGGAGACGGGTGCGGTGGTGCTCTGCTCGCCCGCCAACCCCACCGGACAGGTGTACGACCCCGACGAGATGCGCGCGGTCGTCGACGCCGCCGCAGAGCACGACGCCTACGTGATCGCCGACGAGGTGTACCTCGGCCTCACCTACGACCGCGACCCGGTCGGCCTCGCCGCGCTCACGGACCACCCCGAGCACGTCCTCACGGTCGGCTCCTGCTCGAAGACGTACGCGATGACGGGCTGGCGGGTCGGCTGGCTCGGCGGGCCGGGGGACGTGATCGACGAGGTGACGAAGATCCACGAGAGCACGACCGCCTGCGCGGGCTCGGTGGCTCAGCACGCCGCCATCGCCGCACTGACCGGGCCACAGGAGCCCGTGGAAGCGATGTACGACGCGTTCGCCGAGCGCCGCGAGTACGTCGCCGCCCGGATCGAGTCGATGGAGGGCGTCTCGGCGCCGACGCCCGACGGCGCGTTCTACGCGTTCCTCGACGTGGACCTGCCGGGCAGCAGCCTCGATATCGCCAAACGGCTGCTCCGGGAGCGCGACGTGGTGCTCGCGCCCGGCGACGGGTTCGGCGAGGCCGGGCAGGGGAAGCTCCGGCTCTCGTTCGCGAACTCGATGGCGAAGCTGGAGCAGGGGCTCGACGGGATCGAGGCGGCGGTTCGGGAGAACTGA
- a CDS encoding carboxypeptidase M32 has product MSIEDPSEDAPEPYRDLIEQNRRISYLGDASGVLGWDQQVTMPEGGAPARAKQLSALSSVTHDLMTADEFEEALAGAEEAADELDWRQQANVREIRRNYDRTADVPGDLVEELSEVQSENQQIWQEAKAEDDFELFAPRLEKLRDLSIDRAEHISPDQPPYEVLYEDGLPYISRERTNEIFDRLKAELVPLIEEIEAHGDELASPYEGGEYPEEAQEALSEAALDALGYDRDHGRMDISAHPFTSGNQFDARVTTRYKPGSPMDALTATIHEYGHASYMLGLPESEYGTPLGQSLSSGVHESQSRFWENHVGRTKSFWEYFLPTVKEHLDGVDDLTVQEAYEAVNRIYPNNRIRVEADELTYHLHIILRCEIDSAFVAGEIDVDEIPDLWNRKMEEYLGVTPDGVGEGCLQDIHWSSGFAAFQGYTIGSVLAAQLDAAMRDDISDVDGKIRNGEFEPMLEWMNENVHSHGRAYTSDDLIEEATGEPLTADYFLDYVEEKFTDLYGL; this is encoded by the coding sequence GTGTCAATCGAGGACCCCTCCGAGGACGCGCCCGAACCGTACCGCGACCTCATCGAGCAGAACCGACGCATCTCCTACCTCGGCGACGCCAGCGGCGTACTGGGCTGGGACCAGCAGGTCACCATGCCCGAGGGCGGCGCCCCCGCCCGCGCGAAGCAGCTCTCGGCGCTCTCCTCGGTCACGCACGACCTGATGACCGCCGACGAGTTCGAGGAAGCGCTCGCCGGCGCCGAGGAGGCCGCCGACGAGCTCGACTGGCGCCAGCAGGCGAACGTCCGGGAGATCCGGCGCAACTACGACCGGACCGCCGACGTGCCGGGTGACCTGGTCGAGGAGCTCTCGGAAGTCCAGAGCGAGAACCAGCAGATCTGGCAGGAAGCGAAGGCCGAGGACGACTTCGAGCTGTTCGCGCCGCGACTCGAGAAACTGCGCGACCTCTCCATCGACCGCGCCGAGCACATCAGCCCGGATCAGCCCCCCTACGAGGTGCTGTACGAGGACGGCCTGCCGTACATCTCCCGCGAGCGGACGAACGAGATATTCGACCGACTGAAGGCGGAGCTGGTGCCGCTGATCGAGGAGATCGAGGCGCACGGCGACGAGCTCGCCTCCCCCTACGAGGGCGGCGAGTACCCCGAGGAAGCCCAGGAGGCGCTCTCGGAGGCCGCGCTGGACGCGCTGGGGTACGATCGCGACCACGGTCGAATGGATATCTCGGCCCACCCGTTCACGTCGGGCAATCAGTTCGACGCCCGCGTGACGACGCGCTACAAGCCCGGGAGCCCGATGGACGCGCTGACGGCGACCATTCACGAGTACGGCCACGCAAGCTACATGCTCGGACTGCCCGAGTCGGAGTACGGCACGCCGCTGGGCCAGTCGCTCTCCTCGGGCGTCCACGAGTCCCAGAGCCGCTTCTGGGAGAACCACGTCGGCCGCACGAAGTCGTTCTGGGAGTACTTCCTCCCGACGGTCAAGGAGCATCTGGACGGCGTCGACGATCTGACGGTACAGGAGGCGTACGAGGCGGTCAACCGCATCTACCCGAACAACCGCATCCGGGTGGAAGCGGACGAACTCACCTACCACCTCCACATCATCCTCCGGTGTGAAATCGACAGCGCGTTCGTCGCCGGCGAGATCGACGTCGACGAGATCCCCGACCTCTGGAACCGGAAGATGGAGGAGTACCTCGGCGTTACGCCCGACGGCGTCGGCGAGGGCTGTCTGCAGGACATCCACTGGTCCTCCGGCTTCGCGGCGTTCCAGGGGTACACGATCGGCAGCGTGCTCGCGGCCCAGCTCGACGCGGCGATGCGGGACGACATCTCGGACGTGGACGGGAAGATCCGCAACGGGGAGTTCGAGCCGATGCTCGAGTGGATGAACGAGAACGTCCACAGCCACGGGCGGGCGTACACGTCCGACGACCTGATCGAGGAAGCCACCGGCGAGCCGCTGACGGCCGACTACTTCCTCGACTACGTGGAGGAGAAGTTCACCGACCTGTACGGGCTGTAG
- a CDS encoding DUF1028 domain-containing protein has product MTFSICVRETYEDEEGDDQRRFGVAVTTRLPAVGTLCPFVSENGAVATQSLVNVELGERGIEYVDDGLAVEDALQSLLNADDGAENRQLHGVDADGKFTFSGEECHGWYGHREGENYTVAGNLLTGEAVIENVAETYAESDRDAPLAQRLIDALGAGYAEGGDKREELHVQSAALKVRSTEEGDDPYYNDLRVDATETPIQELRETYRLASEGFEQAMERYEEAFEEDDLDAADEAE; this is encoded by the coding sequence GTGACCTTCAGCATCTGCGTCCGCGAGACGTACGAGGACGAGGAGGGGGACGACCAGCGCCGGTTCGGCGTCGCCGTCACCACCCGGCTCCCCGCCGTCGGGACGCTCTGCCCGTTCGTCTCCGAGAACGGCGCGGTGGCGACACAGAGCCTGGTGAACGTCGAACTCGGGGAGCGCGGGATCGAGTACGTCGACGACGGGCTGGCCGTCGAGGACGCGCTCCAGTCGCTTTTGAACGCCGACGACGGCGCCGAGAACCGCCAGCTCCACGGCGTGGATGCCGACGGGAAGTTCACGTTCTCCGGCGAGGAGTGTCACGGCTGGTACGGGCACCGCGAGGGGGAGAACTACACCGTCGCCGGGAACCTCCTCACCGGCGAGGCCGTGATCGAGAACGTCGCCGAGACGTACGCGGAGTCGGACCGGGACGCCCCACTCGCCCAGCGGCTGATCGACGCGCTCGGTGCGGGCTACGCCGAGGGTGGGGACAAGCGGGAGGAACTCCACGTCCAGAGCGCCGCGCTGAAGGTGCGCAGCACCGAGGAAGGCGACGACCCGTACTACAACGACCTGCGCGTCGACGCCACCGAGACGCCGATCCAGGAGCTCCGGGAGACGTACCGGCTGGCGAGCGAGGGGTTCGAGCAGGCGATGGAGCGCTACGAGGAGGCGTTCGAGGAGGACGATCTCGACGCCGCCGACGAGGCGGAGTAG
- the sepF gene encoding cell division protein SepF: MGIMSKILGGGGNRSTEDYVTLDLEEDFESPSAAGSMSVHFAEIGGQQDVIEIKDAVYDGDMVIADITRHSTTDTASDRIIEELRQVANEVDGDIVQKGDDQIVVTPTGVGIAREKLS; this comes from the coding sequence ATGGGAATCATGAGTAAGATCCTCGGCGGCGGGGGCAACCGTAGCACCGAGGACTACGTCACGCTCGACCTGGAGGAGGATTTCGAGAGCCCCAGCGCCGCGGGGAGCATGAGCGTCCACTTCGCGGAGATCGGCGGCCAGCAGGACGTGATCGAGATCAAAGACGCCGTGTACGACGGCGACATGGTGATCGCGGATATCACCCGCCACTCCACCACCGACACCGCCAGCGACCGCATCATCGAGGAGCTCCGGCAGGTCGCCAACGAGGTCGACGGCGACATCGTCCAGAAGGGCGACGACCAGATCGTCGTCACCCCCACCGGCGTCGGGATCGCCCGCGAGAAGCTGAGCTAA
- a CDS encoding DUF402 domain-containing protein: MTDDSAANVRVRGIYATALTRALLDAGHRVVQASPPIRRRFDADLPAADHDAAIETGPDRQGVTVAGDPDAVDSVRSLLADTGIDTLAWTDPAPVGAVFDGRVTETLGSGAVVSLGEAEGFLPFGAVDDRVDEGDTVRVQVTEAAAPWDDDRAALDTGLRVEAGLATLVRGRDGVRVAGRDDAAGRELAGITDLLDSEPPEGWGLEWARDARDAEMGTLGDALERASERATELERAVDDAGDPEPVREVASPAAGAWIWFGRESRFALDEVRREVTATMPGHHRTKAGTEAASAGVDFAETLCGGDLGGEFPFSVVADQFGPNEGDRVRIDHGKPSGRRIVLGTGEVVERDDDGTLAVERSMSGGGVYDALGTRREPGDTALTKFREGRWWYPTIYRSSDGEQKGTYVNVCTPVELFPDAVCYVDLHVDVIKYPDGTVERVDDDELDAAVEAGEVPPELAEKARNVAASIERAI, encoded by the coding sequence ATGACCGACGACTCGGCCGCGAACGTCCGGGTCCGGGGGATCTACGCCACCGCGCTCACCCGGGCGCTGCTCGACGCCGGCCACCGTGTCGTACAGGCCTCGCCGCCGATCCGGCGCCGCTTCGACGCCGACCTCCCCGCCGCCGACCACGACGCCGCGATCGAGACGGGGCCGGACCGACAGGGCGTCACCGTCGCCGGCGACCCCGACGCCGTCGACTCGGTCCGCTCACTGCTCGCGGACACCGGGATCGACACGCTCGCGTGGACCGACCCGGCCCCCGTCGGCGCGGTGTTCGACGGGCGCGTGACCGAGACGCTCGGTAGCGGCGCGGTCGTCTCACTGGGCGAGGCGGAGGGGTTCCTACCGTTCGGCGCCGTCGACGACCGCGTCGACGAGGGTGACACGGTCCGCGTACAGGTGACCGAGGCCGCGGCGCCGTGGGACGACGACCGCGCGGCGCTCGACACCGGCCTGCGGGTCGAGGCGGGGCTGGCGACGCTCGTCCGCGGGCGCGACGGCGTCCGTGTCGCCGGGCGCGACGACGCTGCGGGCCGCGAACTCGCGGGCATCACCGACCTGCTCGACAGCGAACCACCGGAGGGCTGGGGGCTTGAGTGGGCACGTGACGCCCGCGACGCCGAGATGGGGACGCTGGGCGACGCGCTCGAGCGCGCGAGCGAACGCGCGACGGAACTGGAGCGGGCCGTCGACGACGCCGGCGACCCCGAGCCAGTCCGGGAGGTCGCCAGCCCCGCCGCTGGCGCGTGGATCTGGTTCGGCCGCGAGTCCCGGTTCGCGCTGGACGAGGTCAGGCGGGAGGTGACGGCGACGATGCCCGGCCACCACCGGACGAAGGCCGGCACCGAAGCCGCCAGCGCGGGCGTCGACTTCGCGGAGACGCTGTGTGGCGGCGACCTCGGCGGCGAGTTCCCGTTCAGCGTCGTCGCCGACCAGTTCGGCCCGAACGAGGGCGACCGCGTCCGGATCGACCACGGGAAGCCGTCGGGACGACGGATCGTGCTCGGAACGGGCGAGGTGGTCGAACGCGACGACGACGGCACGCTCGCGGTCGAGCGGTCGATGAGCGGCGGCGGCGTGTACGACGCGCTCGGCACTCGCCGGGAGCCCGGTGACACCGCGCTCACGAAGTTCCGGGAGGGGCGCTGGTGGTACCCGACCATCTACCGGAGCAGCGACGGCGAGCAGAAGGGGACGTACGTCAACGTCTGCACGCCGGTCGAACTGTTCCCCGACGCCGTCTGCTACGTCGACCTCCACGTCGACGTGATCAAGTACCCCGACGGCACCGTCGAACGCGTCGACGACGATGAACTCGACGCGGCGGTCGAGGCGGGTGAGGTGCCCCCGGAACTGGCCGAGAAGGCGCGGAACGTCGCCGCGAGCATCGAGCGCGCGATCTAG
- a CDS encoding NifU family protein, with protein MSEESLKQRVEDWMTGQMPIIQMHGGRSVVREADPETGTVTVELGGSCAGCGISDLTAQNIKRDMIVAFDEVDEVHVLVPSTGEQGDATVEGGRGGELQHGTEHPNHF; from the coding sequence ATGAGCGAGGAGAGTCTGAAACAGCGCGTCGAGGACTGGATGACCGGGCAGATGCCCATCATCCAGATGCACGGCGGGCGGAGCGTCGTCCGGGAGGCGGACCCGGAGACCGGCACCGTCACCGTCGAGCTCGGGGGGTCCTGTGCCGGCTGCGGGATCAGCGACCTCACCGCACAGAACATCAAACGCGACATGATCGTGGCGTTCGACGAGGTCGACGAGGTCCACGTGCTGGTTCCCTCGACCGGCGAGCAGGGCGACGCGACCGTCGAGGGCGGCCGCGGCGGCGAACTCCAGCACGGCACCGAACACCCCAACCACTTCTGA
- a CDS encoding LVIVD repeat-containing protein, with translation MRRREALSLLGGAALLPGRVAGHPTPPENDPDGTPPTRTDTGYGPLARVELEGATEAVVSDDGTTAYVAATTGYAVVDISDPDEPRVLAERRDLMADREGGPLDGIYDVKLSGETLLVVGPANPGMSELSGALFVDISDPESPERRTFYETDYPIHNAFLDGSRAYLTANDGADRELAIVDGVDEPSRVGTWSLVEHDGRWAELPPLPRTVHDVFVQDGVAYLAHWDAGTWLVDVSDPAAPTAIAHVGRGPETVADEYESGTDGYDTLPGNSHYAAVDEAGDLLAVGREAWATEERPEGGPGGIDLYDISTPAEPTHRSTIEPPPSPDATQDGVWTTAHNFEFRDGILYSSWYRGGVKRHDVSDPSAPRELTWWADLPHAEFWTARVAVPGSTFVAPSRATAESPAALYVFPDADGRTLWGYDDLVTATPTRTGAGTPAEGESNVGAPGFGALTALAGVGLGSLAWWHSRNRR, from the coding sequence ATGCGCAGGCGCGAGGCGCTGTCGCTGCTCGGCGGTGCCGCCCTCCTCCCCGGCCGCGTCGCCGGCCACCCGACGCCGCCCGAGAACGACCCCGACGGGACGCCGCCGACCCGGACCGACACGGGGTACGGCCCGCTGGCTCGGGTCGAACTCGAGGGCGCCACGGAGGCGGTCGTCTCCGACGACGGCACGACCGCCTACGTCGCCGCGACGACGGGGTACGCTGTCGTCGATATCTCCGACCCCGACGAGCCTCGCGTGCTCGCCGAGCGCCGCGACCTCATGGCCGACCGCGAGGGGGGCCCGCTCGACGGGATCTACGACGTGAAGCTCTCGGGGGAGACGCTGCTGGTCGTCGGCCCCGCCAACCCCGGGATGAGCGAGCTCTCGGGCGCGCTGTTCGTCGATATCTCCGATCCCGAATCGCCCGAGCGGCGGACGTTCTACGAGACCGACTACCCGATCCACAACGCCTTCCTCGACGGGAGCCGGGCGTACCTCACCGCGAACGACGGCGCCGACCGCGAACTCGCCATCGTCGACGGCGTCGACGAGCCGAGCCGTGTCGGCACCTGGTCGCTGGTCGAACACGACGGGCGCTGGGCGGAGCTCCCCCCGCTCCCGCGCACGGTGCACGACGTGTTCGTACAGGACGGCGTTGCCTACCTCGCCCACTGGGACGCAGGCACGTGGCTGGTCGACGTGAGCGATCCGGCTGCGCCGACGGCGATCGCCCACGTCGGCCGGGGACCCGAGACGGTCGCCGACGAGTACGAGTCCGGTACGGACGGGTACGACACGCTCCCGGGGAACTCCCACTACGCCGCCGTCGACGAGGCCGGCGACCTGCTCGCGGTCGGCCGCGAGGCGTGGGCGACCGAGGAGCGCCCCGAGGGCGGCCCGGGCGGGATCGACCTGTACGATATCTCTACGCCCGCAGAGCCGACTCACCGCTCGACGATCGAGCCGCCGCCCTCACCCGACGCGACGCAGGACGGGGTCTGGACCACCGCGCACAACTTCGAGTTCCGGGACGGGATCCTGTACAGCTCGTGGTACCGTGGCGGCGTGAAGCGTCACGACGTGAGTGATCCCTCGGCGCCGCGGGAGCTGACGTGGTGGGCGGATCTCCCCCACGCGGAGTTCTGGACCGCCCGAGTCGCCGTCCCCGGCTCCACGTTCGTCGCCCCCTCGCGGGCGACCGCGGAGTCGCCCGCGGCGCTGTACGTGTTCCCCGACGCCGACGGGCGGACGCTCTGGGGGTACGACGACCTCGTGACCGCGACGCCGACGCGGACGGGCGCCGGGACGCCGGCCGAGGGGGAGTCGAACGTCGGCGCGCCGGGGTTCGGCGCGCTGACGGCGCTCGCAGGTGTCGGGCTGGGGTCGCTCGCGTGGTGGCACAGTCGGAACCGCCGTTGA
- a CDS encoding SDR family NAD(P)-dependent oxidoreductase, giving the protein MTDADLDGRVALVTGSASGLGRGLALAMADAGADVAVHYHSSDDEAATTAADARAFGADATTVQGDVTDPESVDALFDEVEEELGTVDVLVNNVGDFAPNHWEEIDLEAWNRVLATNLNGTMLCSRRALPAMREGEWGRIVNVGYASSEKAMVGATNFPYFVAKTGVLMFTRMLAADTQDDGITVNAVSPYVLETSDEFPDEAPRGRWATIEDVVNAALFFCRSESDYVSGENVEIDGGWLPEEI; this is encoded by the coding sequence ATGACGGACGCTGATCTCGACGGACGGGTCGCGCTGGTGACCGGGAGCGCCTCGGGGCTGGGTCGCGGGCTGGCGCTCGCGATGGCCGACGCCGGCGCCGACGTGGCGGTCCACTACCACAGCAGCGACGACGAGGCGGCGACGACGGCGGCCGACGCGCGGGCGTTCGGCGCCGACGCGACGACCGTCCAGGGCGACGTGACCGACCCCGAGAGCGTCGACGCGCTGTTCGACGAGGTGGAGGAGGAGTTGGGGACCGTCGACGTGCTGGTGAACAACGTCGGCGACTTCGCCCCGAACCACTGGGAAGAGATCGACCTCGAGGCGTGGAACCGCGTGCTGGCGACCAACCTGAACGGGACGATGCTCTGCTCGCGGCGGGCGCTGCCCGCGATGCGCGAGGGGGAGTGGGGCCGGATCGTCAACGTCGGCTACGCGAGCAGCGAGAAAGCGATGGTGGGGGCGACGAACTTCCCGTACTTCGTCGCGAAGACGGGCGTGTTGATGTTCACGCGGATGCTCGCGGCCGACACACAGGACGACGGGATCACCGTCAACGCGGTGTCACCGTACGTGCTCGAGACCAGCGACGAGTTCCCCGACGAGGCGCCCCGTGGCCGCTGGGCGACGATCGAGGACGTGGTGAACGCGGCGCTGTTTTTCTGCCGGTCGGAGAGCGACTACGTCTCGGGTGAGAACGTCGAGATCGACGGCGGCTGGCTCCCGGAAGAGATCTAG
- a CDS encoding DUF5611 family protein — protein MKEYKMRRGETLEERIPDMEATVEEYFGEITATEEYKGSDLYVVEEPDNPVFERIVAGAVEYSGKKDWLGVEFEERDPTELGPDELEAAGEAVDSKNEFLLEATGRDAKSRRDSLKREVEDEAPDY, from the coding sequence ATGAAGGAGTACAAGATGCGCCGCGGCGAGACGCTCGAGGAGCGCATCCCGGACATGGAGGCGACTGTGGAGGAGTACTTCGGCGAGATCACCGCCACGGAGGAGTACAAGGGGAGCGACCTCTACGTGGTCGAGGAGCCCGACAACCCCGTGTTCGAGCGCATCGTCGCCGGCGCGGTGGAGTACTCGGGCAAGAAGGACTGGCTCGGCGTGGAGTTCGAGGAGCGGGACCCGACCGAGCTCGGCCCCGACGAACTGGAGGCCGCGGGCGAGGCCGTCGACAGCAAAAACGAGTTCCTGCTCGAAGCCACCGGCCGGGACGCCAAATCCCGGCGGGACTCGCTCAAACGGGAAGTCGAGGACGAGGCCCCCGACTACTAG
- a CDS encoding DUF6432 family protein, which translates to MAVSPEHRDRDEVELEVLAALADRAEEGMSVLELRAAVDADIDRLEPALGDLKDAGLIEVESDGDGVVLYPAEGVVADPEELDDEEPGVLDVIRDRFGL; encoded by the coding sequence ATGGCCGTCAGTCCGGAGCATCGCGACAGGGACGAAGTGGAGCTTGAGGTGCTCGCTGCGCTGGCCGACCGCGCCGAGGAGGGGATGAGCGTGCTCGAACTGCGCGCGGCGGTCGACGCCGACATCGACCGGCTCGAACCCGCGCTCGGCGACCTCAAGGACGCGGGGCTGATCGAGGTGGAGAGCGACGGCGACGGGGTGGTGCTCTACCCCGCCGAGGGCGTCGTCGCCGACCCCGAGGAGCTCGACGACGAGGAACCGGGCGTGCTGGACGTCATCCGGGACCGGTTCGGGCTCTGA
- a CDS encoding aminomethyltransferase family protein — MTLVGGSHADHGAAFGERGGREVVEEYGRPERAVRAVRNAVGVIEMGYGAVVVTGDDRRAVVGDTVTNDVPAADGEGCYALVLDDGAVETELFVYDAGERLLLFTPPGCADLLVRRLREDGRAVDVREATTEFGVFGVHGPMATEKIASVLHNAGAPTGAYSFVRGSMGDAGVSVVAGDASGGEESYEVICAAADADEVWMTLLSRGNGAAPFGYETYETLTLEAGTPLFDPEIRGEQPASLGLGDVAGVEAATENGPTHRLVGLRVDADEAPESGADVLGADGSVGHVTRARWSPSLSAPIAFARVERDASVRAVRAEQGEAPASRSALPFVDGSDRSRRIPSY, encoded by the coding sequence ATGACGCTAGTCGGCGGGAGCCACGCCGATCACGGCGCGGCGTTCGGCGAGCGCGGCGGCCGCGAGGTGGTCGAGGAGTACGGGCGCCCCGAGCGCGCGGTCCGGGCGGTCCGGAACGCCGTCGGCGTGATCGAGATGGGGTACGGCGCCGTCGTCGTGACCGGCGACGATCGCCGCGCCGTCGTCGGCGATACCGTCACCAACGACGTTCCAGCGGCCGACGGCGAGGGCTGCTACGCGCTGGTGCTCGACGACGGGGCGGTCGAAACCGAACTGTTCGTCTACGACGCCGGCGAGCGCCTGCTGCTGTTCACGCCGCCGGGTTGTGCCGACCTGTTGGTCCGCCGCCTGCGCGAGGACGGTCGGGCCGTCGACGTCCGCGAGGCGACGACGGAGTTCGGCGTGTTCGGCGTCCACGGGCCGATGGCGACCGAGAAGATCGCCTCCGTGCTGCACAACGCTGGCGCGCCGACGGGTGCGTACTCGTTCGTCCGGGGGTCGATGGGCGACGCCGGCGTCTCCGTCGTCGCCGGCGACGCGTCGGGCGGCGAGGAGAGCTACGAGGTGATCTGTGCCGCCGCCGACGCCGACGAGGTGTGGATGACGCTGCTCTCGCGGGGCAACGGCGCCGCCCCCTTCGGCTACGAGACGTACGAGACGCTCACCCTCGAGGCCGGAACGCCGCTGTTCGACCCCGAGATCCGTGGAGAACAGCCTGCATCGCTCGGACTCGGCGACGTCGCTGGGGTCGAGGCGGCTACCGAGAACGGGCCGACCCACCGACTCGTCGGTCTCCGGGTCGACGCCGACGAAGCGCCCGAGAGCGGGGCCGACGTACTCGGTGCGGACGGCTCGGTCGGCCACGTAACCCGAGCGCGGTGGAGCCCGTCGCTGTCGGCCCCGATCGCGTTCGCGCGGGTCGAGCGAGACGCGTCGGTCCGTGCCGTCCGGGCCGAGCAGGGGGAGGCGCCGGCGAGCCGATCCGCGCTCCCGTTCGTCGACGGGAGCGATCGGTCCCGGCGCATCCCGTCGTACTGA